The Ferrimicrobium sp. genomic interval CCGTGAGCGAAGACACCATCCTTCACCTGCACTCCATCATTTTGCGGGGGCTTCTTGGTCTCCAAGCAGGGGCTTACCGACGCCAAGCGGTTCGGATCGTGGGTTCAACACATGTGCCGCCCAACTGGGTGAGAGTTCCAGATGCGATGGCTGCCTTTGTCGAAGGACTCCACGAGGATGGAGAACACCCGGTTGTCTTTGCGGCACGCGCTCACTTAGAACTAGCCAGGATCCACCCCTCTGTAGATGGTAACGGGAGAGTGAGCAGGATGCTTGTCAACTTGGTTCTCGAACGAGCGGGCTATCTGCCTGCTTTGTATTCTGCTGATGATCGTAACGAATACCTTGACGCACTAGAGCGTGCGTACAGCTACGGTGACGAGGTGCCATTTATTGCGTTGACCGCAAGAGCGATAGAAGTCGTACTCGATCAACACCTCGACCTCTTGGCGATGACATCAGAGACCGAGTGAGGGTCAGGGATGGATGAGGCAACAGGGACCTGGGCTCGATGGTGGTGCCAAGTGTTGGCATCAAAACCAGTTTGGGATTCAGGGGATGAAATCTCGGTTAAGGGCAAGAG includes:
- a CDS encoding Fic family protein; the protein is MVAILERVTDKHHRLSMARPLPDESLRSLRDDFLVRYSHETTALEGNSLSLCETQVVLENGIAIGGKLLAEHLEVLNVRDALIWLEDFVSSSEPVSEDTILHLHSIILRGLLGLQAGAYRRQAVRIVGSTHVPPNWVRVPDAMAAFVEGLHEDGEHPVVFAARAHLELARIHPSVDGNGRVSRMLVNLVLERAGYLPALYSADDRNEYLDALERAYSYGDEVPFIALTARAIEVVLDQHLDLLAMTSETE